GCCGATAAAGGAGTTACTTTATCCATTCTTTGTGCAATCTTCATCAAAAATATCTCAAATATCTTGGTAGAATATTAGTAAAGAATCCGCTAAAAATAAAAATTTTATTTTTATCATCATAGCCTGTTTAATAACTTAAACTAAAAACACGTAAATATTTTTACTCATCCTTTATTTCAATCACAATGTCGGATACTAATGAGTCTTTTAAAGTCGCCATTCCCCAATTTGTCGGCACCCGACAAGCACACCTATTCAAAAGCCTAAAAATTCCCCAATTTACAGGGAAACTAATTTTTACCGCCAAAAATGGTACTCAATGGATATTTTCCATGTATCTAGGTAGAATTGCTTACGCTACAGGGGGAATTCATCCTTGCCGTAGATGGCGTCGCAATGTTCTTAAATATGCCCCAGAAGCTCTACAGATATTGGAATCCTTTGATGTCAACATTTTTAATAATAAACAGTTTATAAGTGATTGGGAATATAATTTATTCTCCCTCCTTGTCCAAGAAAAAATCTTAAATACTGCTACTACCAATAAAATTATTCGTGGTATTATCCAAGAAATTTTGTTTGATTTAACTAGGGCTATGGAGGTTAACTTTGATATTGTTGAAAATAAAAATCCCCCTTCGCCCCTCGTTTTTATCGATACAGAACCTATTATCGTCGAAGTATGGCAAGATTGGCAAAAATGGCTAGGGGCAAAATTGGCAGATAGATCCCCTAATAAAGCTCCTATCATTCGTCAACATGGGGAGTTAAATCGCAGAACATCTCCCCAAACCTATCAGATTATGAAAAAACTGTTTAATGGGAGAAATACCATCAGGGATTTACACGTTCAGTTAAATCAAGATATTGTTTCCATGACAAAGATGATGAATCCTTATTTTCAGTTAGGCTTGATTGAGTTGACTCTCACTGAGGATATTCCTTTTCCTTGGCTCGTGAAGTTTAAGCCTTCTTCTATGCAAGAGCAAAACAAGGTTTTGTGTATCACAGAACAAGAACAAGTGGTTAAGGATATTCAAAATACAGTCATAGACCTTGATTATAAGTTAAATTCCTTTAGTAGGGGGGACTTGGCGATCGCCTTTGCCCAACAAAATTGCCCCCAACTGATTTTTATTGACCAAGAAATTTCCTCTGTAAATGCCTATGATTTAATTAGTAAATTTAAAAAAACTGCCACCTTACAACAAATACCGATTATATTAATTACTGATGATTTAACTAAAATAAAACCTCAAGATTATGAGTCCGTGGGCTTTTGTGATGTGTTAATTAAGCCATTACACCAACCCCATTTACTGAGAAGCCTCAATAAAAATATTAACTCCAATGGTTAGAATAACATCTTAAATAAATAATTAATGCTAAAATAAAATAAGCAATAAAAAATAGTATTTAGTAAACAAAATTATATATTAAATAAATTAGAGATAGTCAAATTATGGATGGTTTTTGGGAAAATGTATTGCGTTACCCTCGCTATATGGTGAGTTTAATTCTAGGAATATTTATTTTTTTGTGGGAACAAATTAAACCTTTATTCAAAAATCCCGTCACGGGAATTGCGATTTTTGGAGTTTTAATAGGTATTTTTTCTTTCCTCTATTTTACCCTAGAAGCCATGTTGGGGCTAAGTGCTACCTAAGAAAGAAAGTTATTATTAGAAAATATTTAAAGAATAAGAAAAATGGCTAATAGTCGTCGTATCGAAAAAGTTTCATCCCTCATCAAACGGGAAGTAAGTCAGATGCTCATTAATGGCATCAAAGATGATAGAGTGGGGGCAGGGATGGTAAGTATTACCCATGTAGAGGTGTCAGGAGACTTACAACACGCCAAAATTTTTGTCAGTATCTATGGCACTCCCGAAGCAAAAAGAGAAACCATGGAAGGTTTGAAGGCTTGTACCCCTTTTGTGCGTCGTAGTTTAGGGCAAAAAATTAGTTTACGTCATACCCCTGAAATTCGCTTTAGGGAAGATGCTTCCTTAGAAAAAGGAGATCAACTGATTCAACTGATTAACCGTATTACTCCCCCTGAAGAAGAAGGGATAGACGCTCAAGAGGAGTAGGGGTAATGGGTATGGGGAAAGCCTCTATACCCTAGAGTAGATCATCATCTACATCTGCATCATCTTCGTAATCATCATCGTCGTCATCATCCTCAATTAATTCAGAGATTTCTTCATCTTCAGATACTGGTAGGATGTTGGTTTTTTCTTCTTTTTCCTCCCGGTACATAATTTTATTATTGCTTTCCAACCACTCCAAAATTGAACCTTCCTGTTTTAAGGGAATTACAGGCGCTGGTTCGTAGCGCTTTTCTTTACGCAGTGCAGGATTTTTCATAAACTAATAATATTACGAGCCATATAAATTTCGTCGAGAATATATATTTTACCAGATTATCCATGAATGCAAAAATTAATTTGTTAGGGGCGATCGCCCGTTATAACGGCAAAAAAAAAAGTTCTGATAGCGACAAAGTGGAGATATTAAGTGCCATTGAAGAATTAGAAGATACAAATCCTAATCCTCGCCCCATGGAAAAAAAAGAACTTCTCAACGGAGATTGGCAACTACTCTACACCTCCAGCAAAAGTCTTTTAGGTTTGAATAACCTTCCCCTAGTAGAAGTCGAAAATATTTATCAATCCATTCATATTTCCACCAAAAAAATTTATAACATAGTGGAAATTAAAGGCTTACCCCTCCTTGACAGTGTGATGGTAGTCATTGCCAGTTTAAAAGTAGAATCAGAAAAAAAAGTAAATGTAAAATTCGAGCGCACCATCGTTACCCTCAAAAATTGGTTAAAATACCTCTCCCCCGAGGATATTATTCGCCAAGTGACTAACAAAAAACAAATGTTTCCCCTCGACATCAAAATTAACCAAGCCCTCGAAAATTTTACCAACACCGACGGTTGGTTAGAAACCACCTATCTTGATGATGATTTACGCATCAGTCGAGGTAATCAAGGGAACATATTCGTTCTTTCCAAAATCTAATCAATGGTATTATCCTTTTCACCCCCTTAAAATAGTTTAAAGTGCGATCGCCATGAACAAAATCACCATGACCCCAAAAAAATATTTTCCCCTACTCATCACCACCACCATCATTAGTACCCTACTAACCACCCTCGCCCCCAACCCAGAAAAAACCTATCCCCAAGCCCAAGCCCAAAACAACGGCAGACAACCCATCACCGTAAGATCAGACATACAAGAAGCCAACTCAGAAACAGGAGTTATCACCGCCCGAGGAAACGTCTATATCGAATTTCCCTCCCGTGACATTCAAGCCACCGCAGCCCAAGCCCAATTTTTTAGTCAAGAAAGAAGATTAGTCCTTAACGGTAACGTTCAAGTAATTCAAGACGGTAACAGCATGAGAGCCGAAACCATGACTTATCTTATTGACGAAGGCAGATTCATCGCCACCCCCCAAAATCAAAGACAAGTAGAATCAGTTTATCTCATCGAACAGGATAGCCCCTAAAATAAACCAATAAACTGGTTTTTGTCCAAAAAATCCAATGCAATTAACACTTAAAAACATTCATAAATCCTACGGCAAAAGAAACATCGTCAACCGAGTAAACCTCAAAGTAAAACAAGGAGAAATCGTTGGACTACTAGGCCCTAATGGAGCAGGTAAAACCACCACCTTTTATATCACCACAGGCTTAATCATGCCCAACCAAGGGCAAGTAAACCTAGACGAGCAAGACATCACCCCCCTAAAACTAAGCCAAAGAGCAAAACTAGGCATCGGTTATCTTACCCAACAAGCCAGTATATTTCGCAACCTCACCGTCAAAGAAAACATTGAATTAGTTCTTGAGCAAAGTAACCTTTCTTTTCGTAATCAACAAATTCGACTAAAACAACTGATCGAAGATTTTCGCCTCGAAAAAGTAGTTCACACCAAAGGTTCTCAAGTGTCAGGGGGAGAAAGAAGACGCACCGAACTTGCCCGAGCCTTAGCCGTAGGCAGGGATGGCCCTAAATTTTTATTATTAGACGAACCCTTCGCAGGGGTAGATCCCATTGCCGTCTCAGAAATTCAAACCATTATTGAAGATCTTAAAAATAAAGGTATGGGTATTTTGATTACAGATCATAACGTGAGAGAAACTTTAGCTATTACGGGGCGATCGTATATCATGCGAGAAGGACAAATCCTCGCCTCCGGCACCGCAGAAGAACTTTATAAAAACTCCCTTGTGCGACAATATTACCTAGGAGATAACTTTAGAATTTAACTCTCATGGAAGATAAATCAACCAACACCCCCATAAAATTCCATGTCTCCCTAATGGATAAATATATCCTAGGAGAACTAATTACACCATTTCTATTCGGTATCGGTTTATTCACCGCCCTAGGCATATCCATCGGCACATTATTTGAACTAATTCGCCGAGTCACC
The sequence above is a segment of the Cyanobacterium stanieri LEGE 03274 genome. Coding sequences within it:
- a CDS encoding LptA/OstA family protein, with product MTPKKYFPLLITTTIISTLLTTLAPNPEKTYPQAQAQNNGRQPITVRSDIQEANSETGVITARGNVYIEFPSRDIQATAAQAQFFSQERRLVLNGNVQVIQDGNSMRAETMTYLIDEGRFIATPQNQRQVESVYLIEQDSP
- a CDS encoding response regulator, with amino-acid sequence MSDTNESFKVAIPQFVGTRQAHLFKSLKIPQFTGKLIFTAKNGTQWIFSMYLGRIAYATGGIHPCRRWRRNVLKYAPEALQILESFDVNIFNNKQFISDWEYNLFSLLVQEKILNTATTNKIIRGIIQEILFDLTRAMEVNFDIVENKNPPSPLVFIDTEPIIVEVWQDWQKWLGAKLADRSPNKAPIIRQHGELNRRTSPQTYQIMKKLFNGRNTIRDLHVQLNQDIVSMTKMMNPYFQLGLIELTLTEDIPFPWLVKFKPSSMQEQNKVLCITEQEQVVKDIQNTVIDLDYKLNSFSRGDLAIAFAQQNCPQLIFIDQEISSVNAYDLISKFKKTATLQQIPIILITDDLTKIKPQDYESVGFCDVLIKPLHQPHLLRSLNKNINSNG
- a CDS encoding DUF3134 domain-containing protein; protein product: MKNPALRKEKRYEPAPVIPLKQEGSILEWLESNNKIMYREEKEEKTNILPVSEDEEISELIEDDDDDDDYEDDADVDDDLL
- the lptB gene encoding LPS export ABC transporter ATP-binding protein, which gives rise to MQLTLKNIHKSYGKRNIVNRVNLKVKQGEIVGLLGPNGAGKTTTFYITTGLIMPNQGQVNLDEQDITPLKLSQRAKLGIGYLTQQASIFRNLTVKENIELVLEQSNLSFRNQQIRLKQLIEDFRLEKVVHTKGSQVSGGERRRTELARALAVGRDGPKFLLLDEPFAGVDPIAVSEIQTIIEDLKNKGMGILITDHNVRETLAITGRSYIMREGQILASGTAEELYKNSLVRQYYLGDNFRI
- a CDS encoding DUF751 family protein, which translates into the protein MDGFWENVLRYPRYMVSLILGIFIFLWEQIKPLFKNPVTGIAIFGVLIGIFSFLYFTLEAMLGLSAT
- the rbfA gene encoding 30S ribosome-binding factor RbfA, with the protein product MANSRRIEKVSSLIKREVSQMLINGIKDDRVGAGMVSITHVEVSGDLQHAKIFVSIYGTPEAKRETMEGLKACTPFVRRSLGQKISLRHTPEIRFREDASLEKGDQLIQLINRITPPEEEGIDAQEE
- a CDS encoding PAP/fibrillin family protein; translation: MNAKINLLGAIARYNGKKKSSDSDKVEILSAIEELEDTNPNPRPMEKKELLNGDWQLLYTSSKSLLGLNNLPLVEVENIYQSIHISTKKIYNIVEIKGLPLLDSVMVVIASLKVESEKKVNVKFERTIVTLKNWLKYLSPEDIIRQVTNKKQMFPLDIKINQALENFTNTDGWLETTYLDDDLRISRGNQGNIFVLSKI